The segment AGCCGTCCTCGGCGAGCTCGACCGACACGTGGAGCTGCCCCCACTCGCGGGTGATCCCGTGCTCGAGGGCGTCGTACCGGTCGGGGACCTCCGTCGGCTCGAACGTGGTACCGTGGGTCGCGTCCCCGCCCCGGCCGCGGGTCCGCGTCGGCGCGTCGTGGTCGGCGACGCGTTCGAGGAACCGCAGGAAGTCGTATCGTGCGGACCCCTCTCGCGGCGCGACGTCGTGCCAGAAGTACCAGTTCGTCACCCACTCGTCGTTCGCGCGCGCTACCCGCCGGAGGTCGTCCTCGTCGAGACCGACTCGTTCCAGGTCCGGGAGCGAAAACCGGTAGCCGTCGTCCTCGCGGGTGACGTGCAGGCCGTCGAACGCGATGTCGTCCTCGACCGTGACCGCAGCCGCGAGCGCGGCGAGTTGCTCGTCGTCCATCGAATCAGGCCTCCGTCGCCGCGGCGTCGCGAGTGTGCTCGCGGACGTACTCGACGGCCGCCTCGACGTCGGCGCCCGCGTCCAGCGCCCGCTCGAGGACGACGTCCGCCATCAGCGGCTCGGTGCCGACGGCGCCCGAGTACCAGATGTAGTGGCCGTTCACTTTCTCCGGGGTCTCCCAGCCCGTTCGGTAGTCGTCGGTGAGCCCCATGTCCTCGGGGATGTCCTCCTGCGTGTGGTAGCCGTCGGCGACGAACAGCGGCACCACGACGACGTCCTCGCTCTCGAAGAACTCGGTGACGTCGTCGACCTCCGGGTCCTCGTCCATGAACAGCGCCTGCACCTCGTCGAAGCGGTCCATCTCTCGGATGCGGTCGGCGTGGTACTCGATCGCCTTCGCGGAGTTCTCGTTGCGCTTCGTCCCGTGACCGACCACGGCGAGGCCGAATCCCTCGCCGACGTCGGGGTCGCCCGTGATGCTCTCGGCGCGTCGCACGATGACGTCGCTCATCGCGTCGTGCGTGCCGACCGGTCCGCAGTAGTGCACGGTCTTGTCGACGTCGCTCGCCTGGAGCGTCGCGTGCGTCGCACTCGTCCCGTCGGACGCCCAGGCGTCCGGGTCCCAGCCCTCCAGCCGGAGTTCCCGCGGGATGACCTCCTCCGTGAAGTACCCCTCCGAGACGAACAGCGGGACGACGTACACCTCCTCGGACTCGA is part of the Halorubellus sp. JP-L1 genome and harbors:
- a CDS encoding CbiX/SirB N-terminal domain-containing protein; amino-acid sequence: MQALVIVAHGSHLNPESSTPTYAHADTIRETAAFDEVREAFWKEEPHFREVLRTLESEEVYVVPLFVSEGYFTEEVIPRELRLEGWDPDAWASDGTSATHATLQASDVDKTVHYCGPVGTHDAMSDVIVRRAESITGDPDVGEGFGLAVVGHGTKRNENSAKAIEYHADRIREMDRFDEVQALFMDEDPEVDDVTEFFESEDVVVVPLFVADGYHTQEDIPEDMGLTDDYRTGWETPEKVNGHYIWYSGAVGTEPLMADVVLERALDAGADVEAAVEYVREHTRDAAATEA